The following coding sequences are from one Salvia hispanica cultivar TCC Black 2014 chromosome 3, UniMelb_Shisp_WGS_1.0, whole genome shotgun sequence window:
- the LOC125211164 gene encoding reticulon-like protein B5: MDQEFEGSSEEKLHNEVECHEQQGLGLHQAQVEGGGQGHEQGLGQAEGKGQGHDEQGLDQGFEVQGQGVQGQEQDLGQGFQVQDRGFQCHEQEGQGQGKGHLFGREKPVHSALGGGTPADVILWRNKHMSAALLASFTVIWLLFEWIGYHLIPFICHFLILTLATLFLWSNLSFYVHKSPLNIPEIELPWDLCMTVALLLRDRCNQAISMLWEVASGKDLKRFLTTIFALWVISMVGSWFDFLTIIYIINVLILTMPPLYEKHEDQVDSYALKAKARLKRQYSKLDEKVLQKLPKVPFISDNKHH; the protein is encoded by the exons ATGGATCAAGAATTTGAGGGCTCGTCGGAGGAGAAGCTTCATAATGAAGTGGAATGCCATGAACAACAAGGCCTAGGGCTACACCAAGCCCAAGTTGAAGGCGGAGGCCAAGGGCATGAGCAAGGCCTAGGCCAAGCCGAAGGCAAAGGCCAAGGGCACGATGAGCAAGGCCTAGATCAAGGGTTTGAAGTCCAAGGCCAAGGGGTCCAAGGCCAAGAGCAAGACCTAGGTCAAGGGTTCCAAGTCCAAGACCGAGGTTTCCAATGCCACGAACAAGAAGGGCAAGGGCAGGGCAAAGGTCATCTCTTTGGGCGCGAGAAACCGGTGCACAGTGCTCTGGGTGGCGGCACAC CTGCCGATGTCATTTTATGGCGGAACAAGCACATGTCTGCAGCACTGCTAGCTAGCTTCACTGTAATATGGCTCCTCTTCGAATGGATAGGCTACCATCTCATTCCTTTCATCTGCCACTTCCTCATTCTCACTTTGGCCACACTCTTCCTATGGTCGAACCTCTCCTTTTACGTTCACAA GTCGCCCCTCAACATCCCTGAGATCGAGTTGCCATGGGATCTGTGCATGACCGTTGCTCTCCTACTACGTGACAGATGCAACCAAGCTATTAGTATGCTATGGGAGGTAGCTTCGGGGAAGGACTTAAAGAGGTTTTTGACT ACAATCTTTGCACTATGGGTCATCTCTATGGTCGGGAGCTGGTTCGACTTCCTGACTATCATCTACATCA TTAATGTGTTGATTCTGACTATGCCCCCATTGTACGAGAAGCACGAGGATCAAGTGGACTCCTATGCTCTGAAGGCAAAAGCTAGACTCAAGAGACAATACAGCAAACTGGATGAAAAGGTTCTTCAAAAGCTACCAAAAGTTCCATTCATCTCGGACAATAAGCATCACTAA